The following proteins are encoded in a genomic region of Pirellulales bacterium:
- a CDS encoding KR domain-containing protein — protein MTSRSRIPLAIIGMGCKLPGADNLDEFWRLVVEGRTAVAELPPDRLDQDMYYDPKVGVVGKTYSKMGAIVKSRDFDRAACPIADELANSVDASHLLMCEVAAAALRHAGIDPFNVPIKNTGVYIGHAQGSTLGGEYTYATYAHEAAEMLREVDEFAALPQAEQDRVIAELVSRVRAPLPIRTAASPDVACSLVAGTLSKAFGLDGPFLALNSACASSLQAMLIGARALQLGRADMVIVGGASDCKGDSLVLFAHARAMSSTGSRPFDADADGLIVGEGYVALVMKTLERALADGDPIRAVVRGLGVSSDGKGKSLWAPRKEGQVLAMQRAYRDGLQLGDLDYVEAHATATQLGDATELNTLAEVLAGQLPPGKKVPITSVKANIGHTLETAGIAGVIKTVLALGHNTVPPAANVSQLNPKIEWDQVPVFVPRAPAPWAPHPDGRPRRAGVNAFGIGGLNMHVAVEEFNEASRRLIALPENTMAGNQPQSADDDAIAVIGMGCVLPGARHTDQFWELLVSGRDPKCDVPPERWRADLAYEPGSRRAYHSPTKRGGFITDFVYDWKTHKIPPKQVEQADPLQFMLLDAADQAIKQAGYDRRDFDRTRVGVVVGTEFGGDFAFQLQMGLRLPELKRHIAAILRDGGAAADRIETIQKKYDKRLLANWPALIDETGSFSTSSLASRTAKTWNLMGGAVAIDSGHCSSLAALSVSVDALLCGDVDMMICAAGQRRLGLPEYEGLAINGALCADGTPSSPLDQAAHGYVPAEGVGVMLLKRLADARRDGDPIVATIRGIGAAHHASAGEALRVSIERSLATADRAAADIGLMEVDGAMSVDEGADQLRTLSQLHTVADRVRPLMLSSVAGQIGHAEAAAGMASLIKASLELDRGILPRPVDVRQPIASDGLTTPTSQTSVAEIASEGALAAVCSRSRGLTYHVLIESGKAVGKPARGKTSVKQSANVTNAKPSPASKPAAASPFAIPVDPSVVGSRVLTFAADSAEGMISELTAACGRAAELFAQGSERLFRLSDRFRAAIVADTPQSLAAKLELAVKQGSSPAGQAVLRQQGIYLSETPRARPRVVFCFPGQGSQYPGMLKLLVEQSPAARQALDEVEAILERYGYQSFSDLAWGDSAAMGKQVWPTQLAMLIANWVMFRTVQSVGIVPDAVLGHSFGEYSALAASGAIDIETAIALTRARCDGIAAARVQGGLLAAGGSAQRVAELAQQAGLAIHVANVNTPDQTVVGGAPENLARFEAILKGAGIGAKLLAVPAPFHTPLMAPAGKPLERALAEAQFSNPRVPFWSVVTNRSVTTADEARDNLSRHNTSPVMYVDLVHAVSAGQPCVLVEVGPQQVLSGLHRRILDSTDQVAIACDQPKRLGLEQIEQVRAALSVMGVFDMEHGSPQPLPGGRGARPPRREPLLAFDATTRRRERMRQTAQSGGARAARTAAPVSAPPKPVAQAAAPAPPPPRPAPAAPVAQNGHAPHAVTPHPAPVAKAPSTVDLERFLINFVVEQTGYPPDVVELDADLEADLGIDSIKKAQLFGELQEYFDVVPTEELTLDQFPTLRHVLEFLRTVPMKGAGLDEVAAAAPSRSTAPTPAPPASPSPAAAPAAPGVDELERFLINFVVEQTGYPPEVVELDADLEADLGIDSIKKAQLFGELQEYFDVVPTEELTLDQFPTLRHVLDFLRTVPIRATASLSLSESAAAPQAEPPPVTGPAPQPAAAANAHAPNVDELERFLINFVVEQTGYPPEVVELDADLEADLGIDSIKKAQLFGELQEYFDVVPTEELTLDQFPTLRHVLDFLRTVPFRASAPFAASMSGHETNGEATAHPFENAVGATDTIAPPAAVTIEDSVLPPTYDLSPSAPTACEPVAQTGTPYEMGLAHGRHYRRAIRQILRTYADLGDLACVGPAGGDSQQRFTDQELDELQGIADGAEVPLAGIMAHQNAAFVDVGQSSLQFAAREASDTSLLHAAAWTGPLMAAFDEVLQPAVFIRQPLLGVEHALVGLVGTVGGIAGVNAEGLTASAAPLPGQAPAEGWARTVARALTRGRDVASALEAADASPSVGILLGSAAPTAIHYQNPSATSAQTADDVLVVALGIDASPLAATRSRWEALATQAQAGHYPVADLVRDACRAEATVARQEVAIAVADRREDWSHLSVVIDPGKGLLWIGEESTRLPDHWKARIEPKRPTAGSVNGRAAKTPKQSPPTIASTPRDPLESMRFTMRTIPMAFAANTPAAPVWQGAALIVGDNPVAEALSRQCRATGAVVHRITRMGNLAEMRQQIEAFWAQGPVAHLFLLSHFDATSADMGDPAQFDARLESAVVAPFFLTQAWTTQAVAKKWLDRSTVVALTCHGGDLGFGGQTASPEGGALAGLIKALCIEFKIMRDQKNLLVKAIDAPADEPAEALAKNILRELAARSIDYEVAFRKERRYLQNAIPARLADAPRADRVPQGNWIITGGARGITAECARELAQRYDVRLHLLGTSPLPNVPAEWLTLDENGLRELKSQVILEAQKAGRRPTDAWAPVEKAIEVQKNLNAFRAAGIAFDYYTCSVTDREALARVLDQVRRSGPITGVLHGAGIERSGKFEKKSPELVAATLGAKVTGAYNLMTLTQSDPIRHFVGFGSISGRLGSNGQADYCAASDMLAKLSGWYRARRPDVRSITFHWHPWDEVGMAYRPETRATFQMTDAPELMPKRDGLAHLVRELAADADDTEALITSREFFERYYGPGSADHPFEPSATNETEETTAVDSSGGDVARRFVLTLEESPLDRASRDAALEGTVCVLGDNADADAIAQMLTARGETVQHPALDGEIDEVLARLDAQWSTEPAAHLVLVTARDPDAMLLDTPASIRQRRERGIVLPFLVTQRWLKRLSGIQSSANSNLVAVTNLGGDFGIASTGFAPEGGALAGLVKSVHVEGARRKDRAIRCQVIDLAASEPPQQVGEAIVAELAAATHEIEVAWQAGRRFTTRVTPRELADSDACSITPGSVWVVTGGARGITAATALHLGKKYGLKLHLVGVSPLPPADAPWLDADDARLKEIKQEIVRRAVADGRSPEEDWARVKKGREIHATLEKFRAAQVAATYHSCDVSNWEVLSRVLDQVRSQDGPIAGVIHGAGYAKSARLEMKGRALIERTLAPKFDGALALMALTRQDPVRHFLSFGSISGRYGGNGLSDYAAANEVLAKLGSWHRGERPDCATASIAWQTWDEIGMAMLSDSVPINRNSLAMKYISPSEGVRHCERELAAALPTPEVVVTDGYFEGLFYGEREQTVATIKEQSPPALPPLIASVQAGEAPHSSVAELRFNPEVDPFLIEHTLRGAPFLPGVLALEAMAQAASAATGQQVVAVRDFEIVQGIKCQPQRTVSAHVRLSGDGPQRDARLTVEVRNRKGLMVDPARACASGRVELGSRQTDLAAPPMDQPAVGWLPFVYADNGLLYHGHKLRALKEFSFDYEGGFARIVAPSLAELAGPRGEQGWVFPSAVLDACVVACGSFIFLQFSGRLELPHRIGFLRLARQPRAGEKCMLRFHFRSRAEKHSVFDFTLYGESGDAILDVAQYTTVLAAEKAI, from the coding sequence ATGACTAGCAGGTCGCGAATTCCGCTTGCCATCATCGGCATGGGCTGCAAATTGCCTGGCGCCGACAATCTCGATGAATTTTGGCGGTTGGTCGTAGAAGGGCGAACTGCCGTCGCCGAGTTGCCGCCCGATCGGCTCGATCAAGATATGTACTACGACCCCAAAGTGGGCGTGGTGGGCAAGACCTATTCCAAGATGGGGGCGATCGTCAAAAGCCGCGACTTTGATCGCGCCGCCTGCCCCATTGCCGACGAGTTGGCCAACAGCGTTGACGCGTCGCACCTATTGATGTGCGAGGTGGCCGCCGCCGCGCTCCGCCACGCTGGCATCGATCCCTTCAATGTGCCCATCAAAAACACCGGCGTGTACATTGGCCACGCGCAAGGCAGCACACTCGGTGGCGAATACACCTATGCCACCTATGCGCACGAAGCCGCCGAAATGCTGCGCGAGGTGGACGAGTTCGCCGCGCTGCCACAGGCGGAACAAGATCGCGTGATCGCCGAATTGGTGTCGCGCGTGCGAGCGCCTTTGCCAATCCGCACCGCGGCCTCGCCCGACGTTGCGTGCAGCCTAGTGGCTGGCACGCTCAGCAAGGCGTTTGGATTGGATGGTCCGTTTCTGGCGCTCAACTCGGCGTGCGCTTCGTCGCTGCAGGCGATGCTGATTGGCGCGCGGGCGCTGCAACTGGGCCGGGCCGACATGGTGATCGTAGGCGGCGCCTCCGACTGCAAGGGCGATTCGCTGGTGCTGTTCGCGCATGCCCGCGCGATGAGCTCCACCGGTTCGCGGCCATTTGACGCAGACGCCGATGGACTCATCGTGGGCGAGGGCTACGTGGCGCTGGTCATGAAGACGCTGGAGCGGGCGCTGGCCGACGGCGATCCGATCCGCGCCGTGGTGCGTGGCTTGGGGGTTTCCAGCGATGGCAAGGGAAAGAGCCTGTGGGCGCCACGCAAAGAAGGGCAAGTGCTCGCGATGCAGCGAGCATATCGCGATGGCTTGCAACTGGGCGACCTCGACTACGTGGAAGCCCATGCCACGGCGACTCAATTGGGAGACGCCACCGAACTGAACACGCTGGCCGAGGTGCTGGCCGGTCAACTGCCGCCGGGCAAGAAGGTGCCGATCACCAGTGTGAAGGCCAACATCGGCCACACTCTGGAAACAGCGGGTATTGCCGGCGTTATCAAAACCGTGCTGGCGCTCGGGCACAACACGGTTCCTCCGGCGGCCAACGTCAGTCAACTAAATCCCAAAATCGAATGGGACCAGGTGCCGGTGTTCGTGCCGCGAGCGCCCGCCCCCTGGGCCCCGCATCCCGATGGTCGGCCGCGTCGCGCCGGGGTCAACGCGTTTGGCATTGGCGGCCTGAACATGCATGTGGCGGTTGAGGAGTTCAACGAGGCTTCGCGCCGGTTGATTGCTCTGCCCGAGAACACCATGGCGGGCAACCAACCGCAATCGGCCGATGACGACGCGATTGCCGTGATCGGCATGGGATGTGTGCTGCCGGGAGCGCGCCATACAGATCAGTTTTGGGAATTGCTTGTATCGGGACGTGACCCCAAATGCGACGTGCCGCCCGAGCGCTGGCGCGCCGATTTGGCGTATGAGCCCGGCTCGCGCCGCGCGTATCACAGTCCCACCAAGCGTGGCGGTTTCATCACCGACTTCGTCTACGATTGGAAGACGCACAAGATTCCGCCCAAGCAGGTGGAGCAAGCCGATCCGCTGCAGTTCATGCTGCTCGACGCGGCCGATCAGGCGATTAAGCAGGCGGGCTACGACCGGCGCGATTTCGACCGCACGCGAGTCGGAGTGGTGGTCGGCACCGAGTTCGGCGGCGATTTCGCCTTCCAATTGCAAATGGGCCTGCGCCTGCCAGAACTCAAGCGGCACATCGCGGCCATCTTGCGCGACGGTGGCGCCGCAGCCGATCGAATTGAGACAATCCAAAAGAAGTACGACAAACGTCTGCTCGCCAATTGGCCAGCGTTGATCGATGAAACGGGGAGCTTCAGCACTAGCTCGCTCGCTTCACGGACGGCCAAGACCTGGAACTTAATGGGGGGCGCTGTTGCCATCGATAGTGGTCATTGCTCGTCGCTGGCGGCCCTTTCGGTGAGCGTCGACGCGCTGTTGTGTGGCGATGTGGATATGATGATCTGCGCGGCCGGGCAGCGACGTTTAGGGCTGCCGGAGTACGAAGGATTGGCGATCAACGGCGCTCTCTGCGCCGACGGCACCCCGAGTTCCCCTCTCGATCAGGCCGCGCACGGCTACGTGCCGGCGGAAGGGGTGGGGGTGATGCTGCTCAAGCGATTGGCCGACGCGCGCCGCGATGGCGACCCCATCGTGGCCACCATTCGCGGCATCGGCGCCGCGCACCATGCGAGCGCGGGCGAGGCGCTGCGGGTGTCGATCGAGCGATCGCTAGCCACCGCCGATCGCGCCGCTGCAGATATCGGCCTGATGGAAGTCGACGGGGCGATGAGTGTGGACGAAGGCGCCGACCAACTGCGCACCCTCTCGCAGTTACACACGGTCGCCGATCGCGTTCGGCCGCTGATGTTAAGCTCCGTCGCCGGGCAGATCGGCCATGCTGAGGCCGCCGCCGGCATGGCGTCTTTGATCAAGGCCAGCTTGGAATTGGATCGCGGCATCTTGCCAAGGCCGGTCGATGTCCGTCAGCCCATCGCGTCCGATGGGCTGACTACGCCAACCTCTCAAACATCGGTTGCCGAAATCGCCAGCGAAGGCGCCTTGGCGGCCGTGTGTTCGCGATCGCGCGGCCTGACCTATCATGTGCTGATCGAGTCGGGCAAGGCGGTCGGCAAGCCGGCCCGCGGCAAGACCAGCGTCAAACAGTCCGCCAACGTTACGAACGCCAAGCCGAGTCCGGCGTCAAAGCCCGCTGCGGCATCGCCGTTTGCTATTCCGGTCGATCCCAGCGTGGTCGGTTCGCGCGTGCTTACCTTCGCAGCGGACTCGGCAGAAGGGATGATCAGCGAATTGACCGCCGCCTGCGGCCGGGCTGCGGAACTTTTCGCGCAGGGCAGCGAGCGACTCTTCCGGTTGAGCGATCGCTTCCGCGCAGCGATTGTCGCCGACACTCCACAATCGCTAGCTGCCAAGTTGGAACTCGCCGTCAAGCAGGGATCATCGCCTGCCGGGCAGGCGGTGCTGCGCCAACAAGGGATCTATCTGAGTGAAACACCGCGCGCGCGTCCGCGTGTTGTCTTTTGCTTTCCGGGGCAAGGTTCGCAGTACCCAGGAATGCTCAAGCTTCTTGTCGAGCAATCGCCGGCCGCGCGACAAGCGCTAGACGAAGTAGAAGCGATTCTGGAGCGCTATGGATACCAGTCATTTTCCGATCTTGCCTGGGGCGACAGCGCCGCCATGGGCAAGCAAGTGTGGCCAACTCAATTAGCGATGCTGATCGCCAATTGGGTGATGTTTCGGACGGTGCAATCCGTTGGTATCGTCCCCGACGCGGTGCTGGGACATAGCTTCGGCGAATACTCGGCGCTGGCCGCCAGCGGCGCGATCGACATCGAGACCGCCATCGCTTTGACGCGCGCCCGCTGCGATGGTATCGCCGCGGCGAGAGTGCAGGGGGGCCTGTTGGCCGCGGGCGGTTCCGCTCAGCGGGTAGCCGAGCTTGCCCAACAAGCAGGATTGGCGATCCATGTCGCCAACGTCAACACCCCCGACCAAACAGTCGTTGGCGGCGCCCCGGAAAATCTCGCTCGCTTTGAAGCCATTCTCAAGGGCGCCGGCATCGGCGCGAAGTTGCTGGCGGTTCCGGCGCCGTTTCATACACCATTGATGGCGCCCGCGGGCAAGCCTTTGGAACGAGCGCTGGCCGAGGCGCAGTTCTCAAATCCGCGCGTGCCGTTTTGGAGCGTCGTCACCAACCGATCGGTGACCACCGCCGACGAGGCTCGCGACAATCTGTCGCGTCACAATACGTCGCCGGTGATGTATGTCGATCTGGTTCATGCGGTGAGCGCCGGCCAGCCATGCGTGCTGGTGGAAGTGGGGCCGCAGCAGGTGCTGAGCGGCTTGCATCGGCGCATTCTCGATTCAACAGACCAAGTTGCGATTGCTTGCGATCAGCCAAAGCGGCTCGGGCTGGAGCAGATTGAACAAGTTCGGGCCGCCCTATCGGTGATGGGAGTTTTTGATATGGAGCATGGATCACCACAACCTTTGCCTGGCGGTAGGGGGGCGCGGCCACCGCGTCGCGAACCGCTGTTGGCATTCGACGCCACCACGCGTCGCCGCGAGCGGATGCGACAGACGGCCCAATCGGGCGGCGCGCGTGCGGCTCGGACCGCTGCGCCTGTCAGCGCTCCGCCAAAGCCGGTAGCTCAAGCGGCTGCACCCGCGCCGCCGCCACCACGCCCAGCGCCTGCCGCGCCGGTGGCTCAAAATGGTCACGCGCCGCATGCCGTTACGCCTCACCCCGCACCTGTCGCCAAGGCGCCAAGCACTGTCGACCTGGAGCGTTTTTTGATCAACTTCGTGGTCGAGCAGACGGGCTATCCGCCGGATGTAGTGGAGCTCGACGCCGACCTGGAGGCCGATCTCGGCATCGACAGTATCAAGAAGGCCCAACTGTTTGGCGAACTGCAAGAGTATTTTGATGTGGTGCCGACAGAAGAGCTGACGCTTGATCAGTTTCCCACGCTGCGGCACGTGCTCGAATTTCTCCGCACGGTTCCAATGAAAGGCGCCGGCCTGGACGAGGTTGCGGCCGCTGCGCCCTCACGGTCGACAGCGCCGACACCTGCTCCGCCTGCGAGCCCATCGCCGGCAGCAGCTCCGGCGGCGCCCGGCGTCGATGAGCTGGAACGCTTCTTGATCAACTTTGTGGTCGAGCAGACTGGCTATCCGCCAGAAGTGGTGGAGCTCGACGCCGATCTGGAGGCCGATCTCGGCATCGACAGCATCAAGAAGGCGCAGCTCTTTGGCGAGTTGCAGGAGTATTTCGATGTGGTGCCGACAGAGGAGCTGACCCTCGACCAGTTCCCCACGCTGCGACACGTGCTCGACTTTCTTCGCACCGTGCCAATTCGGGCGACGGCGTCTTTGTCGCTGTCCGAGAGCGCAGCCGCGCCGCAGGCCGAGCCGCCTCCGGTTACCGGGCCGGCGCCACAACCGGCTGCCGCGGCCAACGCTCATGCCCCCAACGTCGATGAGCTGGAACGCTTCTTAATCAACTTCGTAGTCGAGCAAACGGGCTATCCGCCGGAAGTGGTGGAGCTCGACGCCGATCTGGAGGCCGATCTCGGCATCGACAGCATCAAGAAGGCGCAGCTCTTCGGCGAGTTGCAGGAGTATTTCGATGTGGTGCCGACAGAGGAGCTGACCCTCGACCAGTTTCCCACGCTGCGGCACGTGCTCGACTTCCTTCGCACCGTGCCATTTCGAGCGTCTGCACCGTTTGCGGCCAGCATGAGCGGCCATGAAACGAACGGGGAGGCGACTGCCCACCCTTTTGAGAATGCGGTCGGCGCGACCGACACCATCGCGCCACCCGCGGCGGTGACGATTGAGGATTCGGTTTTGCCACCGACCTACGATCTGTCGCCGTCGGCGCCGACCGCATGTGAGCCCGTGGCGCAAACTGGCACGCCGTATGAGATGGGGCTTGCCCATGGTCGCCATTATCGGCGAGCGATCCGCCAGATATTGCGGACATATGCCGATCTGGGGGACTTGGCGTGCGTCGGGCCGGCAGGTGGTGATTCGCAGCAGCGTTTCACCGATCAGGAGCTGGACGAACTGCAAGGTATCGCTGACGGAGCAGAGGTTCCGCTGGCGGGCATCATGGCGCATCAAAACGCGGCATTTGTGGATGTGGGCCAATCCAGCCTGCAGTTCGCCGCGCGCGAGGCGAGCGATACGTCGCTCTTGCATGCCGCAGCATGGACTGGGCCCCTAATGGCCGCGTTCGACGAAGTGCTGCAGCCGGCCGTGTTCATTCGCCAGCCGCTCCTGGGAGTCGAACACGCGCTGGTAGGACTTGTGGGCACAGTCGGCGGCATTGCCGGCGTGAACGCGGAGGGGTTGACCGCCAGCGCCGCGCCACTGCCGGGTCAGGCGCCAGCGGAAGGCTGGGCGCGCACTGTCGCGCGGGCGCTGACTCGCGGGCGAGACGTCGCCAGCGCCTTGGAGGCGGCTGACGCATCACCTTCGGTCGGAATCTTGCTAGGGAGCGCCGCGCCCACGGCCATTCACTATCAAAACCCGTCCGCTACTAGCGCGCAAACCGCCGACGATGTCTTGGTGGTGGCGCTCGGCATCGATGCGTCGCCGCTCGCTGCGACACGCTCGCGCTGGGAGGCATTGGCGACTCAAGCGCAGGCCGGACACTATCCCGTGGCCGATCTGGTGCGCGACGCCTGTCGCGCCGAAGCGACGGTCGCTCGTCAAGAAGTCGCCATTGCGGTCGCCGACCGGCGGGAGGATTGGTCACACCTCTCGGTGGTCATTGATCCGGGTAAAGGTCTCCTGTGGATTGGCGAGGAGTCGACTCGTCTCCCGGACCATTGGAAGGCGCGAATCGAACCCAAACGGCCAACGGCCGGAAGCGTCAACGGTCGCGCGGCCAAAACGCCCAAGCAGTCGCCACCGACCATCGCGTCGACTCCGCGTGATCCGCTGGAGAGTATGCGGTTCACCATGCGCACCATCCCTATGGCGTTCGCCGCCAACACGCCGGCCGCGCCGGTGTGGCAAGGCGCCGCATTGATCGTGGGGGACAATCCAGTTGCCGAGGCGTTGTCGCGGCAATGCCGGGCGACGGGCGCCGTAGTGCATCGAATAACCCGCATGGGCAATCTGGCGGAGATGCGGCAACAGATCGAGGCATTCTGGGCCCAAGGCCCGGTCGCCCATTTGTTCTTGCTGTCGCATTTCGATGCGACCAGCGCCGACATGGGCGATCCCGCGCAGTTCGACGCGCGCTTGGAATCGGCGGTGGTGGCGCCTTTCTTTTTAACACAGGCATGGACGACGCAGGCCGTGGCGAAGAAGTGGCTCGATCGCTCCACCGTCGTCGCGCTGACATGTCACGGCGGCGATCTTGGGTTTGGCGGTCAGACCGCCTCTCCGGAAGGGGGAGCGCTGGCGGGACTGATCAAGGCGCTCTGTATCGAGTTCAAGATCATGCGCGACCAGAAGAATCTGCTGGTCAAGGCGATCGATGCCCCGGCCGATGAGCCTGCCGAAGCGCTCGCAAAGAATATCTTGCGCGAACTGGCCGCGCGGTCCATCGATTACGAAGTCGCATTTCGCAAAGAGCGCCGGTACTTGCAAAACGCCATTCCGGCGCGTTTGGCCGATGCGCCTCGCGCCGATCGCGTGCCGCAGGGCAATTGGATTATTACCGGCGGCGCGCGCGGCATCACCGCGGAGTGCGCGCGTGAATTGGCGCAGCGCTACGATGTTCGGCTGCATTTGCTCGGAACGAGTCCGCTTCCTAATGTGCCGGCCGAATGGTTGACGCTCGACGAGAACGGCCTGCGAGAGTTGAAGTCGCAGGTGATTCTGGAGGCTCAAAAAGCTGGCCGTCGTCCGACCGACGCCTGGGCGCCAGTGGAAAAGGCGATCGAGGTTCAAAAGAACCTGAACGCGTTTCGCGCCGCAGGCATCGCATTCGACTATTACACGTGCAGCGTGACTGATCGCGAGGCTCTGGCCCGCGTGTTGGACCAAGTCCGCCGCAGCGGGCCGATCACCGGCGTGCTGCACGGCGCCGGCATAGAGCGTTCCGGCAAATTTGAGAAGAAAAGCCCCGAGCTAGTCGCCGCCACTCTCGGCGCCAAAGTCACCGGGGCGTACAACCTGATGACTTTGACCCAGTCCGATCCAATCCGCCATTTCGTCGGCTTCGGTTCGATTAGCGGACGGCTGGGCAGCAATGGCCAGGCTGACTACTGCGCTGCCAGCGACATGTTGGCCAAGCTGAGCGGTTGGTATCGCGCGCGACGGCCCGATGTGCGATCGATCACGTTCCATTGGCATCCCTGGGACGAGGTGGGCATGGCCTATCGTCCCGAAACGCGAGCCACCTTTCAGATGACCGACGCGCCGGAGTTGATGCCGAAGCGCGATGGCTTGGCGCACTTGGTTCGTGAATTGGCCGCCGACGCCGATGACACCGAGGCCTTGATTACCAGTCGCGAATTCTTTGAACGCTACTACGGTCCCGGATCGGCCGATCATCCATTCGAGCCCTCCGCCACGAACGAAACGGAAGAGACGACTGCGGTTGACTCGTCTGGCGGCGATGTCGCCCGCCGATTTGTATTGACCTTGGAGGAGTCGCCATTGGATCGAGCATCGCGTGACGCGGCGCTTGAAGGGACTGTTTGCGTCCTCGGCGACAATGCCGACGCCGATGCGATCGCTCAAATGTTGACGGCTCGCGGCGAGACGGTTCAGCATCCTGCGCTGGATGGCGAAATCGACGAAGTGTTAGCCCGGCTTGATGCCCAGTGGTCCACTGAACCTGCCGCACACCTGGTGCTGGTCACGGCCCGCGATCCCGACGCCATGTTGCTGGATACTCCGGCATCCATTCGGCAGCGGCGCGAACGCGGCATCGTGCTGCCCTTCTTGGTGACTCAGCGTTGGCTCAAGCGGTTGAGCGGCATTCAGTCTTCCGCTAATTCGAATCTGGTCGCTGTGACGAATTTGGGGGGCGACTTTGGCATCGCATCGACTGGCTTCGCGCCGGAGGGGGGTGCCTTGGCGGGGCTCGTCAAGTCGGTGCATGTCGAAGGGGCGCGCCGCAAAGACCGCGCCATCCGCTGCCAGGTAATCGATCTGGCCGCCAGTGAACCACCGCAACAGGTGGGGGAGGCGATCGTGGCGGAGTTGGCCGCCGCCACCCATGAGATTGAGGTGGCCTGGCAGGCCGGGCGACGATTTACCACGCGCGTGACTCCTCGCGAGCTTGCGGACAGCGACGCCTGTTCGATCACGCCCGGCAGTGTCTGGGTGGTGACCGGCGGCGCACGCGGAATCACCGCGGCCACTGCGCTGCATTTAGGCAAAAAGTACGGATTGAAGTTGCACCTGGTTGGCGTCAGTCCCTTGCCACCCGCCGATGCGCCTTGGCTCGATGCGGACGATGCCCGATTGAAAGAGATCAAACAAGAAATTGTCCGCCGCGCGGTCGCCGATGGTCGCTCGCCGGAGGAGGATTGGGCGCGCGTGAAAAAGGGGCGTGAGATTCACGCCACGCTCGAGAAGTTCCGCGCGGCGCAGGTCGCGGCGACCTACCACTCGTGCGACGTCTCGAATTGGGAGGTCCTGTCGCGCGTTCTGGACCAAGTGCGATCGCAAGATGGCCCAATTGCGGGTGTGATCCACGGCGCCGGTTACGCCAAGAGCGCGCGATTGGAAATGAAGGGGCGAGCGCTGATCGAACGCACACTCGCGCCCAAATTCGATGGCGCGCTCGCGCTGATGGCGCTGACACGTCAAGATCCTGTGCGGCATTTCTTGTCGTTCGGATCGATCAGCGGCCGTTACGGCGGCAACGGTCTCAGCGACTACGCGGCCGCCAACGAAGTGCTGGCCAAGCTCGGATCTTGGCATCGTGGCGAACGCCCCGATTGCGCCACCGCTTCGATCGCCTGGCAGACCTGGGACGAAATTGGCATGGCCATGCTTAGCGACAGCGTGCCAATCAATCGCAATTCGCTGGCCATGAAATACATTTCGCCATCCGAGGGGGTGCGACACTGCGAGCGCGAACTTGCCGCAGCGCTGCCGACGCCCGAGGTGGTCGTCACCGATGGCTATTTTGAAGGATTGTTCTATGGCGAACGCGAACAAACGGTCGCGACGATCAAAGAGCAATCGCCGCCGGCGCTGCCACCCTTGATTGCGAGCGTACAGGCGGGCGAAGCGCCGCATTCGTCAGTGGCCGAGTTGCGCTTCAATCCGGAAGTCGACCCGTTCTTGATCGAACACACCTTGCGCGGCGCGCCCTTCTTGCCGGGCGTCCTGGCGCTGGAAGCGATGGCGCAGGCCGCCAGCGCGGCCACGGGGCAGCAGGTCGTGGCGGTGCGCGATTTTGAGATTGTGCAAGGCATCAAGTGTCAACCGCAGCGCACGGTCAGCGCGCATGTGCGATTGTCGGGCGATGGGCCACAGCGCGACGCCCGGCTGACGGTCGAAGTGCGCAATCGCAAAGGACTGATGGTCGATCCGGCGCGGGCCTGCGCCAGCGGCCGCGTCGAATTGGGGTCGCGCCAGACTGACCTGGCCGCGCCGCCGATGGACCAGCCGGCAGTCGGTTGGCTGCCGTTTGTGTATGCCGACAACGGCTTGCTCTACCACGGCCACAAGCTGCGCGCGCTCAAAGAGTTCAGTTTTGATTATGAGGGTGGCTTCGCCCGCATCGTTGCGCCGTCGCTCGCCGAACTGGCTGGGCCGCGCGGCGAGCAGGGTTGGGTTTTTCCTTCCGCCGTGCTCGACGCCTGCGTCGTGGCCTGCGGCAGCTTTATTTTTCTGCAGTTCTCAGGCCGTTTGGAGTTGCCGCACCGCATCGGCTTTCTGCGGTTGGCGCGTCAGCCACGCGCGGGCGAGAAGTGCATGCTGCGGTTCCATTTTCGCAGTCGCGCCGAAAAGCACAGCGTTTTTGATTTCACACTCTACGGCGAAAGCGGCGACGCGATTCTCGACGTCGCGCAGTACACCACGGTGCTCGCCGCCGAAAAAGCCATTTAG